Genomic window (Ananas comosus cultivar F153 linkage group 16, ASM154086v1, whole genome shotgun sequence):
aaattttgttgcaGGAGGCTGTGAATGTGTCCCTTGAAAACCTCAAGACCTACCCGTTTGTGAAGGAAGGGTTGGAGAAGAAGACTCTGAAGCTGATCGGAGGACACTACGATTTTGTTAAAGGCAACTTCGAGACTTGGGAGATCTAAGCGAGCTATTAAATAAGCTTATAATAATGTATAAAAAAAcaagagctcttttgagccctttTGTGCATGTTTGTGCACGTAGTAGTAGCACTAAATTATGGAGGAACCTTTTATTAGGGTTTCGTTTGACTCCGAGCTGTAATGTAATGGCTTTCATGGATCTTTTGTGATCCGAAACATCAGTAACTTCGACTatgttattgttattattattattattatcttttctaAGTCGATCTCTTTACTTTTCCAGAACTACTTTTCTCTACTGCTATAAGATATCTTATGATCCGACCATACCtagctaagttttttttttttttttttttttttttttttttNtaaaaaaaaaaaaaaaaaaaaatttgtttgcaaacatatctctatatactttCACCCCTACTACGTTTTATATGATAACATTAATGTACCAAACAGGCTTAGTCCAAACAATTATTGATATTCCTCTGCAGTAACGCAACCAAACCAACCATGTGGCACGGTTTACATCACAAGCATACCAAACTAATCATGTGAAATGATTTATTTCAGTAGCTTTACCATGTGGCATGATTTATGTCACTCCTTGATGCAGGCCCCTGATAGCAACTTAAAGCTGACACAATCGAAAAGCTCATGTTGATCTCGACTAGGATTAACAAAATTAACTTCATTGTAGATTTTACGCAGAAATTCAAGCTACATAAACTCAGATTTATGAATGATTGGAATGGTTCAGGTTTAACAGCAGGAATGTAGGACATAGCCTGTTCtttccattttttctttttctaatacAATCTTACATATATTTTGACCCTGAAACCTAAATGCGTAACTGTTCAATTGGTGGTTCAAATCTAATCTGGTTAATTTCGGTAAAATATTGAGTTAAGATAGACACTTTCAAGGTCGAAGGAAGTGCAATAGACGCCTCCAACCTATGCCCGAACATCTCGTTCGTAAATTAGTCTTCACTCTTCGCCATTCGATGAGTTTACTCGAGCTTCCCTGATGAATCACTTTCTGTGATTGAACCGACGGTTGTATGTTTTGTGCTCATGAACTGCAAATCCATCAGTCCAATAGTTCTCCTTTTCCCATAAGAAACAGAAGACAGATGGTTTTTTACCATGGAAAAAGTCATTCACACCGCAAAAATACTCACCGTTATTGGAGTCTATCCATTAGTTTCTCCACCATGATTCTTTGTTGTGTTCCACTCAGAAACTCCGACCTCATGATAGCATTTGATACAAGAATGACGTTGCTTGGAGATGAAGCATTTACCTACGTATTAACAAACATAATTAACTAACCAAATTAGATGGTTTAACTTCACCTAAGTTCCTATTGTACTGCACACAgatctataaaaatttttagtagtCCATGTAGTATAATAAATAAGATGGAAGAGACTGAAGAACTATACCCAGACACGGCCATTTAATCCAACAGCAGTCTCAAATGACAACTTCTTTCCAAGCGCTTCAAGAACTGGACACATCGGAGAGCTTAGTAacctaaaagaaaaaagggaagatACCATGATGATCAATGCTTTATTATGCTTGTTcggttgaaaaaaaatgaaaaaaaaaaaccatagatGTTAGTAAAGCCTCACATTCGTGCCAGGCCAGTTGAAGTCTCAAACATGTAACCATCTTTCAATGGACCAAACTCAGCAGCTTTTCCACCAgctagtgaaaaaaaaaaaaaggtaatattCTTTAGCGTAGATATTTCAAAACTACAAAAGTAATTCGTGTACAAATCAGCATATATCTCTAATTGTGCATAGAGTAGACAAACATTTTGAGAAATATGATGAAAGAAAGTACCATCAGTGCAGGAGAGTTCAGGATTCATAATGCTATTAGCTTTGACAACTCGGGCATAGATCAGAGTGCCAATCTGAAACAGAATATATTGATAATTATTTGCAAGCAATCTGAAAATATGTAAGGACAAAAAAGCATGCCAAGTTGCATGAGAATCATATGAAAAACTTGCTTGCAATATCAGTTTTAAAGTTAGGAAGCCCTCAGATATTGCCCGTAATAATCTATAAGGGTATCAGGTGCCAGCTTCATGTCTATTTGATTGTTATGTGCAAGTGTCTTGAGGAACCTATGTCCCTTCTCTGGAAGAGTGACATTAAGAAATTAAAGTTGATGATTTGAACCATCAATTGTAGCCACCATTAGTTTTGACTATTTGAGCAATCAGTTCTGGCCCTTCTCACTATTTTCTCTAGCCTTCTTTGATGcactatttataatttatgtttCTTCAGTATACACAGGAAAGAGAGATCAAAGACATGTAACAAATATTTCAGTCCTTTCAGAGATGCAAagccataaaaaataaaataaaaaagaaactgCTGCACCATCCAAATATTCAGAGGGTCCTAAGTTCATGCTACATAACATAAATACCACATGGTAATTTATCTTAAATATGCAAGCATATGTTGCAGTTGAAAGAGAGTTCAAAAACCGGAGCCATTACTAATATACCATTACAATAGCTTCTATGAACAAACTTATAGTAGATAGCACTTAGGATCGAAGTAAGAAATACTTTAACACAAAAACAAAGAATAGTTAGTCATGATATAATACCTCAAACTTTGGTATGTTTCTCCTTGTTCCACCTTCAAAAGCAAGTACAGGTAGAAATGCCAAATTCGGACCCTTTATATCCACCAAGAAGTTCTGAAAGCACCAAAGGTGAAGAGAATGACACAAACAGGCAgatcataattttataatatagacTATAGAGTACCTAAGAAAGCCTTTTTGCCACATAAGAATgcctaaaaatattttctttctaaaaaattaaaaaacttttgTTGTTACTAGATACAAGCCTGAGGTACCAAACTTTGTATATGTAATCTCAAGCATATCTTATACTGCTTCACTGTCAAAATAAAAGGTGGAGACCTAAAATTCATCAATAACCAGAGTGCAAGGATATAAAGCTAGCTTGATTGATACACTTGATAGAAGTGTCTTCACAATTTGACTTTTATCCTCCATATCAGATGGGGGATAAGTCATTCGATAATCATAATCCATTACGTGATTGTGTATGCATGAAAATCTACCTAATAATACATTTGATCCCAATGAGTACATAAAAGAATGATAATAATGATTATTACATGAGATATATGGATCTGATACTTACATCTGGTTTGGTATCAACCACAATTCCGAGAACTGTATCTTCGACACATGGTACATACTGCAGGAACAAATATATGTTAGATAGATCTCTCTAAAGAAATTTCCTGGCAGAAGAAAAGATGAGGACTGAACATTTCGACCAGAAAATGATACGATGAAGTGAATTAAAAACATGGTTGCATGAAATATCTAGTCTGGAGGAAATGTGATAGAGATATGACAAGAAGGACATCGTATTTAGCATTTTTAACAGCAAATATGATGATGTCTTAAAAAATAGAGGAACATGGAACattaaaaacaaacaaaaatatgTCTTAGCTCGTAGGCATCTTAATAGGCATCCATTCCCCAAGAATATGTTCTCACTTAAGTCCACTAGTACAAAACTTGATGTGTCCAATTTCACATTGTCTAATGAGTTTCACCAACCAAACACACAGGACATAAGGATATAGCACATTTTTCGCTAATGTTCTAAGttcatttttttgaaaacatTCTTATCACTACTACCTAGATGTAGTCCTATCCGATAGATCTCGGTCCTTGACGATACACAAGCCTTAAAACCAATCAAAAGAGGCAATGAAACATGTTTATATTATCCTCGCAAGcaagcataattctatatatcaGATAACAACTCAGCTAAAACAAAAGCTACGACTTTACAACCATTCATATTAATCAAAACATTCAAATGGTTACAATGTCGAATCTAAGCCATTGAATCACTCACTCTCTTCTGTGAGCTCTCGATCCAGTACTTATTCGGCTTCGACAGCCTCAGCTTCCCAGCCTTCATGGCTGATATAGTGTCACAATCCTGTAGACcaaatcaaaatctaaaataacaCACCATTACCGACCAAAACAGAGCTTGATCTCCAACCCCAGTTCTTACAACTAGATTCATTAGGATATGAATCCGAACCTGACGCAATCCTGCTCCCAGTTTGATCGTCTGATTAGCCATCGTGGAAAGATCCAAGACGACGTCTCCAGGAACCTAGAAATCGAGAAGTAATAGAGATCATGGGGTTGATGGAGAGCAGAGCGAGGAGGAGAACGAGAGGGGAAGTTGAGCTTACCACGGGTTTATCTACGAGATTCGTCGGGGTGTCCATGatcttagggttagggtttcctccgCGGAGAATGGGAAAAGGAGGAGAGTGAAGGagagtttgagagagagagagagagagagagagagagagagaggaaaagtaAGAACGAACTCGGCCCAAAAATATAGCGGCCCAAAACATCCAGTTAATATATAACCGGCCCATATACGAAAGAAATTAGGCCCTATTGGGCCAAATTTGTCTTagacttttcttctttttttagcCAATGCTTGTAGATCCAAACATGCATCCCAATGTgatgtattttttaatacaaattcTATGCGATGTGGTGTGTTCATAAACGGTTATGAGTAAATTTATCATCTATATGTATATTGGAACTGTTTGGCAACAACATAATAAAACAGTCTCAGAAAAGTGTGAGACAATCcgatcctcaaattttaatttgttataatttcaagcttaatttttctaaattgttaCAACCTAATCTCACAGTCCATTTAAATTAATGGTGGCATGTTGTTAGTACAATGATAACATGATTGATGATGTAACTACTACTAATGTACCACATCATTACAACACCAATGATACATCACCACCTAGTAAACTAAATTAGACAATAAAACTCAATTGCCAGAATCTAAGAAATTAGAGAGAATTTATAACAAATTGAAGTTTGGGACTTAGTAAtaattttgaggatcaaaagtaTGATTTAGCCTAACAAAGatttagtaataattttttgaagaaaGTCAAATAGAACATgtattaataaaaaaacaaaaaacaaaaaacaaaaatctcatATAAGGTTACTACAAACTACAAACTTCAAAGCTAATATAAGATCACTTGTTGTGCAACAGAAAATGTTTTGCTGAAGACTACAAAGTTGTCCATAGTTTCAATGGATAACATGATTTTATAGCTAAAAAGGACCAAAAAAGGTGGTCATCAGATTCATCAGACAATTCAATACCTACtattaatgaaaagaaaataaattatatacatatagaacTTCTTGTAGGAAACCGAGTTAATACATGTTACATTATGCTTTTCCAAGAATTAACTATATAAACAACAAGAAATTGTGAACCATAGCCCTGTTTCTTAGGACTCATCAGGCTTGGGCTCGAGGACTACGGGAATTTTCTCCTTATGATCACCGCGTAGGACTTCGATAATCACCTAAAAGAGTACAGAAGAAAATTTGTTGCCAAAAGTTAGAATGTAGCTAGTAACATTCAGACGAATAGCGCATTCAACTACGTTGTTTTGACAATCATCACCGATCAACTTTTAATAGTTTGAAATATAGCTCGAGGCTCAATAGATGGAATCGTGGAAGCTTTGTCAGATGCAAAGCAGCATCTTCTCTCATGTTTCGAAGCATgcaatatttctataaaaaggCATTTCATGTATCTCatttgagaaaaaaaggaaaaaatttgaGGACCATGCACTGGTCGACTAATCAATCACTTTAAGGTGAGACAAAAAATTTTATCCTTTAACCTGGCCATAAGAGTGAGTAATTGACGAATATGTTACCATgataaaaagaatgtaaatgaggGTCAAATTAAATGGTAAGCAGAGAAAAAGCTCACCGTCTCACCAACTTTACACTGGTCCAAGATACGATAGAGATCGCTCCCATTTGTAACCTTTTTACCATTAACAGAAGTAATAATATCACCCAAAATAAGACGGCCATAGGCGTCACGTTTGGTTGGTAGCAACCCCTGCAAATGTCAAAGAATAAGCGGGCCAGTCAAAAATTAAAGGTACTTCAGATtaattattccaaaaaaaaacttcatcaAATTAAAAGTGTTCTTTTAGAAACTTTGATTTCTTTGGATATTCTGGGAAAAATTATAACTcactataatttaaatttacatagaGTTGCAGTGATCACAATATATGCAAAAGCACATGCATTGGTTTCACTCATTTCTATCATATAAATGCATTTATATGCAATGGTTACTGTAAATAGACATTCGAAGCAACGGTTTAAACCCATGAAGACCTGGCATTCTATTCTTTAATTAGGGCTATATTTTTCCGATGCTGAATTCCACTGTTAAATCATACACTACTATATGCCCTAACATATGTTCGATTCATATTATCCGCTATATGTTAAATGACTACCAATGAGCTCTGAATCAAGAACATGAAGTATGAGACACTTCACTCATCCCTTCCACCATCGACGGCTTTAGTTGGAAAAGAGGCaaaggttagaaaaatacttgaCAACTTCACCATACACTGTTTATGGGCAACTCCTTTCTTCAAAATCAAGCGCAAATCCATTTCACATTTCAAGGTTCTTTCTCTTTGCAATAGATTTCCAATGAAACTTTAGCTGCCAACATTTTGTTCTACTTTGAGAAGTGTTGCTGGTACCCTGATCCAGCATATATAATGTGGAAAAGGCTACTTGTATTTACTAACGGACGTTGCAGCAATTGAGGCCTCGCCGAGAAATAAACAAACATCTAAAATATTCGTAAGCATACCTAGAAgagcaaccaaaaaaaaaaaaagaagaaattaaataaagacGAAGAAGAATGTTAAGTTCGATCTCTTTTCGCAACCAAGGGGAAAGATGATATCATACCGCTTTTCCAGCTGGTCCGTTCGGAGGAGCATCTAAGACAAGCACTCCACTTACTCCAAGCTGCTCCACAGATTGATCTGGGGCAAATTTTATTCCCAAAATAGGTCTTGTAACTTTGCCAAATTTTACAAGCTGCTCGACAATACCACTAACCTGGAAAAGTCAAAAAAAGAATTCAATTTTCATGTCTGTAAAATATGAGGATAGAGAAGAAAGGATGGCTCAAAACGTGAAAAAATGTTGTAACTTTAGTATTACAACATTGTTGAACAGAGTAGTCAAAACGAAAGGAAATCACTTACTGTATCAACTGGAATTGAGAACCCAACACCAGAGGATGCTCCCGACGGTGAGTAGATAGCTGTGTTTATCCCTATTAATCTTCCGGAACTATCTAGAAGCGGTCCCCCACTATTACCTGGGTTAATGGCAGCGTCAGTCTGTATAACATCCTGTATAGGACGGCCAGTCGCAGCAGAACTGATTTCTCTTCGCAATccactgcaaaaaaaaaaaaaaaaaaagaatccaaAGATGTTAAGAACAGAGTGAAAAAGTCCTAATATTAATGGCTCATAAGAAAGTTCACCAGGTAAATGACTTCAATATATGGATTTCCATAATCAAGTAAGCATAGTCAAAGAATAAcgataaaagtaaatttaaaatgacAATATAGCTAACCTGATAACACCAGTAGTAAGCGTGTGGTCAAGGCCGAACTGCAGATACCCAAAATATGCAGCATAAGCTCTTTAACAAAACAAGAAGCCAATTATAGAACGAATTTTTAGACAACAAGGTGATCAATTTGACTACTTAAAAATAGTAGACTTTGAATTCTTAAATCGATAAGCATGCCTCTTTGTTCTGTAAATTATTTAGATGGCACTCAATAGAATTAATTAGATATGACAAATACACGGTGTGCATCATTATCTTCTAGGTCTATAATATCGTTTTTAGAAAGTGAAAAGCCAAAACACTACTCAGGAATTTCTAAAATATGCTTGATTGTAGAGTTTAACTTGTTGCCTTTTAAAGTGAAACCCCCCGAAAGGCAATATACTATAAAAGCACACCAGATTGATTTCCACAAGAAGTTGATATCTCACATAAGAAATGATGGAACTACAGAAAAACACAAATTAAATTAGCATAAGATACTAACAGGATTCCCAATAGCATAAACTTTCTGACCCACTAGTAGATCTGCTGATACACCAACTGGTATGGGCCTTAGTTTATCCTTCGCAGCCTTGATACGCAGAACAGCTACATCCTTGTCTTGGTCATATCCAACAACTTTTGCTTCATATGTTGATTGATCAGCAAGGGTGACCCTGTATAAAACTAGCATGACTAGCTTTACTTGTAATCAGATTTCTGAAGACTTTCCCAAGcaacagtttaaaaaaaaaaaaggaaaagaaaaaagagagaaagcgaGAGAGAGCGCTCAATGATTAATGAATTTGTAACTAAGCAATAATGAAATGATTATGTAACGACATAACTGACCACCAATAGTGTGACCTCCTGAATTGCTAGTTAGAAGTAACAGGTTATAAATCTACAACCTTGCACTTCAATAAGGATTTGAATCACTTGTACTAATAGGAGAGAGGGGCTAATCACATCTGAGGTACCGCATGGCTTGTTATTGATAGAAATTATGGCGAAGAACAAATTTGAAATGTTGtcgaaatttgaaatgttgTCGAACATATCATAATGCAGTGATGATGTGCCCACTTCCTTTCTCTACAACGTTAATTCCTCGGAGATTTTCAACATAATGATCAGAGTTCGCAGTTAAAAAAGGGCACCATGAGGCTAAGAAAACATAGTTATCAGTTAGAAGACCGACTAATCAGTCACTCAACAATTATGACTTGAACAGTTGAATATAAACCGAGATAACATAGCAAATGTAAATGTCCCAAATTTAACCAAACAATTGGAGCTTGCATCGAGAATCCGAACTCTATTTTCTCAGCTCACAG
Coding sequences:
- the LOC109722625 gene encoding putative exosome complex component rrp40 isoform X1; the protein is MDTPTNLVDKPVVPGDVVLDLSTMANQTIKLGAGLRQDCDTISAMKAGKLRLSKPNKYWIESSQKRYVPCVEDTVLGIVVDTKPDNFLVDIKGPNLAFLPVLAFEGGTRRNIPKFEIGTLIYARVVKANSIMNPELSCTDAGGKAAEFGPLKDGYMFETSTGLARMLLSSPMCPVLEALGKKLSFETAVGLNGRVWVNASSPSNVILVSNAIMRSEFLSGTQQRIMVEKLMDRLQ
- the LOC109722625 gene encoding putative exosome complex component rrp40 isoform X2 — protein: MKAGKLRLSKPNKYWIESSQKRYVPCVEDTVLGIVVDTKPDNFLVDIKGPNLAFLPVLAFEGGTRRNIPKFEIGTLIYARVVKANSIMNPELSCTDAGGKAAEFGPLKDGYMFETSTGLARMLLSSPMCPVLEALGKKLSFETAVGLNGRVWVNASSPSNVILVSNAIMRSEFLSGTQQRIMVEKLMDRLQ
- the LOC109722622 gene encoding protease Do-like 1, chloroplastic: MALATALASSPLSSLVLLSSSSSKSPVSSPSPPGSYSPPRPKPSSSLPRLLLLPKTLAPPLPSPSSSPTLRNLLPPVVPKPIKGALSSALDSLFVLIASLSLSAALFLADPGAASAFVVTTPRKLQADELATVRLFQENTPSVVYITNLAVRQDAFTLDVLEVPQGSGSGFVWDKNGHIVTNYHVIRGASDLRVTLADQSTYEAKVVGYDQDKDVAVLRIKAAKDKLRPIPVGVSADLLVGQKVYAIGNPFGLDHTLTTGVISGLRREISSAATGRPIQDVIQTDAAINPGNSGGPLLDSSGRLIGINTAIYSPSGASSGVGFSIPVDTVSGIVEQLVKFGKVTRPILGIKFAPDQSVEQLGVSGVLVLDAPPNGPAGKAGLLPTKRDAYGRLILGDIITSVNGKKVTNGSDLYRILDQCKVGETVIIEVLRGDHKEKIPVVLEPKPDES